The segment AGATCATACGCTCGCCGCGCTCGACCACGATATCGGGATTGGCGCAGATGAAGGGCAGGTTCCTGGCGCGCAGCCGTCGCAGAAGATCGGCGTAGTCTTCCGGCTTCTCGACCTCGTCGTCGAATAGCCCGGTGCAGACCACGCCGGACGCCTCGAACTCCTCGACGAGTTCGACATCAAGCCCGTCATAGAGCGTGAAATCGCGATCGGCGCCAATGTGGAAGATCTTTCGCGGCCCCTCCATGATCAGGTCGCGGGTCACGTCGCCGGAGGTGACGACACGGTCATAGGCGACAGAGGGAACGCCGATCGAATTCATCTGCGCCACCACATCAGCGCTGCGGCGCGGCGAATTGGTGATCAGCACAACGGGTATCTTCGCCTCGCGCGCGGTGGCCAGCGCCAGAGCCGCGGCCGGAAAATGCCGCTCGCCATTGTGGACCACACCCCAGACGTCGCACAGGATGGCACAATAGGCTCCCGACAAATCCGCGAGCGAGCCGATGATATCGGGCGAGTCCGCCATATCGTTTCCCAAATCATGATGGTTGCGAGCGTCGCCGCCGACGGTCCGCCGTGGCAGGTTCGCATTAACCGAAGCTCTTGACCCTGTCACCAGCTTTCACAGTTTTCAGGATTGCTCTGGTTTCGGGATTGCCCTGGTTTCAGGATTGCCTTGGCAGTGACGAAGGCAAGCGCGCAAGCTGCTCTTGCCGAGGCTTCACCCATTCTGCAGGCTTTCGGCGGCGGTTCAGCCGCGCGCAGCAAATGCCGGCATCGCCGGCGTGGTTAACGAGCTCTGAAAAAGTGTGCCGACCTTGGACGGGTTTCAGCAATCGGAAATTTAAGGATTGATGGCATCTTTCGCCGACTAGGGGTTCTGGCTGGGTGCTGAAGGCAATGATCCGAAAATTCGGTAGGGACCGGCGTGGCAATTATACGCTGATGACGGTCATCACGATGGTGCCGCTGATGGGCGGAGTGGCGCTCAGCGTCGATTACTCGGAACTGCTGCGCCAGAAGCATGCCACGTTGAACGCT is part of the Mesorhizobium sp. L-2-11 genome and harbors:
- a CDS encoding TIGR01459 family HAD-type hydrolase, with the protein product MADSPDIIGSLADLSGAYCAILCDVWGVVHNGERHFPAAALALATAREAKIPVVLITNSPRRSADVVAQMNSIGVPSVAYDRVVTSGDVTRDLIMEGPRKIFHIGADRDFTLYDGLDVELVEEFEASGVVCTGLFDDEVEKPEDYADLLRRLRARNLPFICANPDIVVERGERMIWCAGALARDYAQLGGRTLIAGKPYAPVYDVAMKEIADLLGRPVERSDVLAVGDGMMTDIKGAADNGFDVLYVSGGIHARDYGDPLQPDPARLIAFLERHGYRPVAVIPRLQ